ATGATAGAGGAATCAGTAAAGAATGCCGAGGGTGGTGTAAAGATAACCGAGGATGTGGCGGAGATTCTCAATCAGATAGTTGATCGTACAAATAAAGTAAATGATCTGATCGCCGAGATTGCAGCAGCCAGCAACGAACAGTCTCAGGGCATTGAACAGATCAATACTGCTGTAGCACAGATGAATAAGGTCACACAGGCCAACGCATCCAATTCCGAAGAGTCAGCCAGTGCCGCTGAAGAGCTCAGTAATCAGGCAGAGGAACTGGCTATCATGGTCGGTGCGTTCAAGACATCTGACTCGGAAAACAGAATCCAGAACACAAAAACCAGACTTGTTTCTCAGCAATATGTCGCCGCTTTGCCGGAAAGCAAAGCTCAATCAGTAATACCCAGAATGACTCCACGGGGAAGCAGTAAAGCGGTTCACCCGGAAGAGATAATTCCATTGAATGAGGACGAACTGAAGGAGTTTTAAACCGGTCAGGGAAACACATGACAAGATAATACCAAAAAGTGTAAAGTTTCTTTAGAGTAAATGGACAAAAAAACATTCGATGAATTCCGGCGCGTAGTCTATGAGAAAAGCGGCATTACCCTGCATGAGGGCAAGGAGGCTCTTGTTGCTGCAAGAACAGGTAAGCGCATGCGTGCACTTGGAATAGAAAATCACAGACAATACCTTGATTATATACTTCATGACCGGACCGGATCTGAAGTGATTCAACTGCTGGATGTGATTTCTACCAATGTAACCCATTTTTTCAGGGAATCTACGCATTTCAATTTTCTGGGACAGCAGCTTGGAATTCTTATATCATCTGGGCAGAACAAAATCAGAATCTGGTGTGCAGCAAGTTCAAGCGGTGAAGAGCCATACAGCATTGCAATGACATTCCTGGAAAACTGCAACGGGTTCAGAGGCGACATGCGCATACTTGCTACAGATATCTCTACAAAAGTGCTCACAACCGCCATAAGGGGTTTTTACTCCAAAGAAAAAACCAAAGATATTCCGCCACTTCTAAAGGACCGATATTTCGAGCCTGCCAAAGTGGATAATACAGATGGTTACCTGGTACGGAAAAGTGTCAGAGATATGATAACCTTTTCACGTCTGAATCTCTCTGCCCCGCCATTTCCCATGCACGGCCCGTTTGACTTTATCTTCTGCCGCAATGTCATGATCTACTTTGACAATGAAGTGCGAAGAAAGCTGATTGTGGAGATTCACAGACTTCTTAAACCGGGAGGATTCCTGATCGTGGGGCATGCAGAGAGTCTGACTGGTTTTCAAACACAATTAAAGAGTGTTAAACCTTCTGTTTATATCAAGGAGAAATAGAGTACTGCGGCCCATCATGAGTAATATTTTGAACTGAGCATTTATGGAAAAGGCGTAAATGAAAATAAAAGTGCTTGTAGTTGACGATTCGGCAATTGTGAGGCAGATCTTTACCCGGGAGCTGTCAAAAGACAGCAGTATAGAAGTAGTCGGAACTGCCCCTGATCCTTATGTGGCACGGGATAAAATCGTTCAACTTAAACCCGATGTTTTGACACTCGATATAGAGATGCCCCGGATGGACGGGATCACGTTTTTGCGCAAACTTATGAAGTATTACCCCCTGCCTGTAATCGTAGTCTCATCATTGACCCCGGCAGGCGGGGACCTTGCTCTGGAGGCGATGGAGGCAGGTGCAGTTGATATCATGTGTAAACCCGGTTCAGCTTATACCGTAGGGGATATGTCGGAAACACTCATAGAAAAAATCAAAGCTGCTTCCGCTGTTGACATGAGTAAGAGGATTGCCGCAAGTGAGCGGCTGAAAACAGAACCGGTAAAACGTTTATCTATGACCAGGACGACAAACAAAGTAGTAGTAATCGGAGCATCCACCGGCGGGACAGAAGCTATCAAGGAAGTTCTTACAGCTTTCCCGGTAACTGCGCCGGGTACTGTCATTGTGCAGCACATGCCTGAGCACTTTACCCGTTCATACGCACAGCGTCTGAACAGCTTGTGTGCAATAGAGGTAAAGGAAGCTGAGGATGGTGAGAGTGTTATTCCAGGAAAAGCCCTTATCGCT
The Fibrobacter sp. DNA segment above includes these coding regions:
- a CDS encoding methyltransferase domain-containing protein, giving the protein MDKKTFDEFRRVVYEKSGITLHEGKEALVAARTGKRMRALGIENHRQYLDYILHDRTGSEVIQLLDVISTNVTHFFRESTHFNFLGQQLGILISSGQNKIRIWCAASSSGEEPYSIAMTFLENCNGFRGDMRILATDISTKVLTTAIRGFYSKEKTKDIPPLLKDRYFEPAKVDNTDGYLVRKSVRDMITFSRLNLSAPPFPMHGPFDFIFCRNVMIYFDNEVRRKLIVEIHRLLKPGGFLIVGHAESLTGFQTQLKSVKPSVYIKEK
- a CDS encoding chemotaxis response regulator protein-glutamate methylesterase, whose amino-acid sequence is MKIKVLVVDDSAIVRQIFTRELSKDSSIEVVGTAPDPYVARDKIVQLKPDVLTLDIEMPRMDGITFLRKLMKYYPLPVIVVSSLTPAGGDLALEAMEAGAVDIMCKPGSAYTVGDMSETLIEKIKAASAVDMSKRIAASERLKTEPVKRLSMTRTTNKVVVIGASTGGTEAIKEVLTAFPVTAPGTVIVQHMPEHFTRSYAQRLNSLCAIEVKEAEDGESVIPGKALIAPGNHHLLLKRSGAKYFVEVKDGPLVYHQRPSVDVLFNSAAQYAGVNAIGVILTGMGKDGAHGLLQLKNAGAATIAQDEKSCVVFGMPREAIEAGAVETVVPLNKIAQTILSKC